The Flaviramulus sp. BrNp1-15 genome has a window encoding:
- a CDS encoding ABC transporter ATP-binding protein: MITITDLEKFYSTDEVRTIALNKLSFKVNKGEFVAIMGPSGCGKSTLLNILGLLDDSDGGSFVFNGTEVSGYNERKRANLRKHNIGFVFQSFNLIDELTVFENVELPLIYTGVKPAERKKRVEEVLEKMQIMHRRKHFPQQLSGGQQQRVAVARAVVNNPKLILADEPTGNLDSSNGNEVMDLLTELNEAGTTIVMVTHSEHDAKYSHRIIRMLDGQKVTENVLV; encoded by the coding sequence ATGATAACAATTACAGACCTTGAAAAATTTTATAGCACAGATGAAGTGCGAACTATTGCCTTAAATAAACTGTCTTTTAAAGTTAATAAAGGTGAATTTGTAGCTATTATGGGACCTTCTGGATGTGGTAAATCTACACTTCTAAATATATTAGGGCTTTTAGATGATTCAGATGGTGGCAGCTTTGTTTTTAATGGTACTGAAGTATCTGGTTATAATGAGCGAAAAAGAGCAAACTTAAGAAAACATAATATTGGGTTTGTATTTCAAAGCTTTAATTTAATTGATGAACTTACCGTTTTTGAAAATGTAGAACTTCCACTTATTTATACTGGAGTAAAACCTGCAGAACGTAAAAAACGTGTTGAGGAAGTTTTAGAGAAAATGCAAATTATGCATCGCCGAAAGCATTTTCCACAACAATTGTCTGGAGGTCAGCAACAACGTGTTGCTGTAGCAAGAGCTGTTGTGAATAACCCAAAATTAATATTAGCTGATGAGCCTACTGGTAATTTAGATAGTAGTAACGGTAATGAAGTTATGGACTTGCTTACAGAACTTAACGAAGCTGGAACAACTATAGTTATGGTAACACATAGTGAACACGACGCAAAATACAGTCATAGAATAATTAGAATGCTTGACGGACAAAAGGTTACTGAAAATGTACTGGTATAA
- a CDS encoding ABC transporter permease, translating to MIRNYFKIAWRNLLKNKVYSFINIFGLAIGMAVTIMIGLWIVDELNYNKYFKNYNSIAQVFQSQTFNGNSGAGPAIPRPLEMELRNNYGDNFKHLTMSSWTQSRYLKYGDKSISRSGNYIQEPGLEIFEPNILKGKKNGLVEMNSIMLSESTAFALFGDTDPIGKMVEVNNTDNMIVTSVFEDFPNNTSMSTVKFLMPWKKYITIQEWIRNAADSWGNNSFQMFVQIANGTNMKGVTEKIIDSKKKANEDTAEFNPRIFLLPMNDWHLRSNFENGVQSGGRIENVWLFGIIGAFVLFLACINFMNLSTARSEKRAMEVGIRKAIGSSREQLIKQFLSESLLVVLFAFVVAILLVLLLLNGFNNLASKEIQFPWHNMQFWSYSLAFILFTALISGSYPALYLSSFKPVKVLKGTFKAGRFAALPRKILVITQFTVSAALIIGTLVVMQQIEHSKNRPVGYNKEGLIQIPIMSPEFEGKYDFMRNQFIASGAAIEMSQSSSPTTEIWSNRSGYIWDGKPEGFQEDLAWTEVSYEYVKSLGMEIVEGRDFSRDFATDSTAILINETAVEYLGLKDPVGKFLRDDDEEDPGPPLKIIGVVKDVITQSPYEPVKQGLYVFDRYGNSSYYNLRLNPENSVKTNLEIVESTFKKFFPNLPFQYQFIDEEYGRKFAAEERVASLARVFTGLAIFISCLGLFGLASFVAEQRTKEIGVRKVLGATVANLWMLLSKDFVQLVIIALILAAPIAYYVMHEWVQKFAYRTDISLWIFLAAGIGALVITIITVSFQSIKAALANPTKSLRTE from the coding sequence ATGATTAGGAATTATTTTAAAATAGCTTGGAGAAACCTTCTCAAAAATAAGGTATACTCATTCATCAATATTTTTGGTTTGGCTATTGGTATGGCAGTAACAATAATGATAGGATTATGGATTGTTGATGAGCTTAATTATAATAAATACTTCAAAAACTATAACAGTATTGCTCAAGTTTTTCAAAGCCAAACTTTTAATGGTAACTCAGGAGCTGGACCAGCTATTCCAAGACCTTTAGAAATGGAACTCCGTAATAATTATGGTGACAATTTTAAGCATTTAACCATGTCGTCTTGGACCCAATCTAGATATCTTAAATATGGAGATAAAAGTATATCCAGATCGGGCAATTACATTCAGGAACCTGGGTTAGAAATTTTTGAACCTAACATTCTGAAGGGAAAAAAGAATGGATTAGTAGAAATGAATTCTATAATGCTGTCAGAATCTACAGCTTTCGCTTTGTTTGGAGATACAGATCCGATAGGTAAAATGGTTGAGGTTAATAATACTGATAATATGATTGTTACCAGTGTTTTTGAAGACTTTCCTAACAATACTTCAATGAGCACAGTTAAATTTCTTATGCCATGGAAAAAGTATATTACAATTCAAGAATGGATTAGAAATGCAGCCGATTCATGGGGAAATAATTCTTTCCAAATGTTTGTTCAAATTGCAAATGGAACAAACATGAAAGGGGTTACAGAAAAAATTATAGATTCTAAAAAGAAAGCGAATGAGGATACAGCAGAATTTAATCCAAGAATATTTTTGTTGCCAATGAATGACTGGCATCTGCGTTCTAATTTTGAAAATGGAGTACAGTCTGGTGGGCGTATAGAAAATGTTTGGTTGTTTGGAATCATTGGTGCTTTTGTATTGTTTTTAGCTTGTATAAACTTTATGAACTTAAGTACAGCACGTTCTGAAAAAAGAGCTATGGAAGTGGGTATTCGTAAGGCTATTGGGTCTAGTAGAGAACAATTAATAAAGCAATTTCTAAGCGAATCTTTATTAGTGGTTTTATTTGCTTTTGTAGTAGCAATTTTGTTAGTGCTACTACTGCTAAATGGATTTAATAATTTGGCTAGTAAAGAAATTCAATTCCCTTGGCATAATATGCAATTTTGGAGTTATTCATTAGCCTTTATTCTATTTACAGCTCTAATTTCTGGAAGCTATCCTGCACTATATTTATCTTCCTTTAAACCAGTAAAAGTATTAAAAGGAACCTTTAAGGCAGGGCGATTTGCTGCATTACCAAGAAAGATATTAGTAATTACTCAATTTACAGTTTCTGCAGCTTTAATTATAGGAACTTTGGTTGTAATGCAACAGATAGAGCACAGTAAAAACAGACCTGTTGGATATAACAAAGAAGGATTGATACAAATTCCTATTATGAGTCCTGAATTTGAGGGTAAATATGATTTTATGAGAAATCAGTTTATAGCTTCTGGTGCAGCCATAGAAATGTCTCAATCTAGTAGTCCAACTACTGAAATATGGTCTAACCGTTCAGGTTATATTTGGGATGGTAAACCTGAAGGGTTTCAAGAAGATTTAGCTTGGACTGAAGTATCCTATGAATATGTAAAATCATTGGGTATGGAAATTGTTGAAGGTCGCGATTTTTCAAGAGATTTTGCTACTGATTCTACAGCTATTTTAATTAATGAAACCGCCGTAGAATATTTGGGTTTAAAAGATCCTGTTGGTAAGTTTTTAAGAGATGATGATGAAGAAGATCCAGGACCACCATTAAAAATTATAGGTGTGGTAAAAGATGTTATAACGCAGTCTCCCTACGAACCTGTTAAACAAGGTCTTTATGTTTTTGATAGGTATGGAAATTCAAGTTACTATAATTTAAGACTTAACCCAGAAAATAGTGTTAAAACTAATTTAGAAATTGTTGAATCAACTTTTAAAAAGTTTTTTCCAAACCTACCATTTCAATACCAATTTATAGACGAAGAATACGGAAGAAAATTTGCAGCCGAAGAACGTGTGGCAAGTTTAGCAAGAGTATTTACAGGGTTAGCAATTTTTATTAGTTGTTTAGGACTATTTGGTTTAGCATCATTTGTTGCAGAACAGCGTACAAAAGAAATAGGCGTAAGAAAAGTGCTTGGAGCTACCGTAGCAAATTTATGGATGTTGCTTTCTAAAGACTTTGTTCAATTAGTCATTATCGCATTAATTTTAGCCGCACCAATAGCGTATTATGTAATGCATGAATGGGTACAAAAGTTTGCTTACAGAACAGATATTTCACTATGGATATTTTTAGCAGCAGGTATAGGTGCATTAGTAATCACAATTATTACTGTGAGCTTTCAATCTATTAAAGCAGCATTAGCAAACCCAACTAAAAGCTTAAGGACAGAATAA
- a CDS encoding Two component regulator three Y domain protein produces MKSFKLLVICLFTTVYAFANISSTEKNALIALYNATNGAEWNTTWDLNTSVDTWYGVKIENDKVIEVNLQFNNLQGNLPQEIGNLKYLRIINLGFNKLTGTLPHSLKNLKELTALELFMNKFEGHIPSELGELKKLESLKLYSNQFTGEIPNELMGLTNLKELLLGSNFLTGHIPNEIYALTKLQKLSLMDNKMDGEIPTEIAQLKNLEELLLSTNQFTGDLPIEFMNLTNLTTVMVSDNNLNQEYISVSGNNAPKLGAFEMQNSTAVMDIEKD; encoded by the coding sequence ATGAAATCTTTTAAACTTTTAGTAATTTGTTTGTTTACAACAGTTTACGCTTTCGCTAATATATCTTCTACAGAAAAAAATGCTTTAATTGCATTATATAATGCTACAAATGGAGCAGAGTGGAATACAACATGGGATTTAAATACATCTGTAGATACATGGTACGGTGTTAAAATAGAAAATGATAAGGTTATAGAAGTAAATCTTCAATTTAATAATCTTCAAGGTAATCTACCACAAGAAATAGGGAATTTAAAGTATTTAAGAATAATAAACTTAGGTTTCAATAAATTGACAGGTACATTGCCTCATTCATTAAAAAATCTAAAAGAGCTAACAGCTTTAGAATTATTTATGAATAAGTTTGAAGGCCATATTCCTTCAGAATTAGGAGAATTAAAAAAGCTTGAATCATTAAAGCTATACAGTAATCAATTTACAGGAGAAATACCTAACGAATTAATGGGATTAACAAATCTTAAAGAGCTTTTGTTAGGAAGCAATTTTTTAACAGGCCATATACCAAATGAGATTTATGCATTAACTAAGTTGCAAAAGCTAAGTCTTATGGATAACAAAATGGATGGTGAAATACCAACTGAAATTGCACAATTAAAAAATCTTGAGGAATTATTATTATCAACAAATCAATTCACAGGAGATTTACCAATAGAGTTTATGAATTTAACTAACTTAACTACGGTTATGGTTAGTGATAATAACTTAAATCAGGAATATATTAGTGTTTCTGGGAATAATGCACCTAAGTTAGGAGCATTTGAAATGCAAAACTCTACAGCTGTAATGGATATAGAAAAGGATTAG
- a CDS encoding sigma-54 dependent transcriptional regulator, translating into MLLKNANILVIDDDDDVLTALRLLLKSLAKSVVVNRNPNTIISLLEKESFDLIILDMNFNGVVHTGNEGIYWLNKIKNFNPKIDVILITAYGDIDLAIRSLKEGASDFLVKPWVNEKLVESINQILKKKTTTKHKLDTKKGLKIIGESQIMQDVFLKISKVSPTDANILILGENGTGKDLIAKAIHENSNRKNKPFVKVDVGALTSSLFESELFGYKKGAFTGANENRIGRFEAANGGTLFLDEIGNITLGQQVRLLSVLQNRQVTPLGSNDSVDLDIRLICATNLSLNDLADESKFRKDLIYRINTVDVIMPPLRDRDNDIILLSHYFVDAYAEKYFKGPFTLDQNFVNKIKEHDFPGNVRELQYTLERSVIMAEGNILRSDDLVFSAIERTVKNPVSKSMNLETLEKNAILNVIEKNKGNISKSAKELGITRTALYRRLNKYDL; encoded by the coding sequence ATGCTATTAAAAAATGCCAACATATTAGTAATTGATGATGATGATGATGTGTTAACTGCTTTACGATTGTTACTTAAATCGTTAGCAAAATCTGTAGTAGTTAATAGAAATCCTAACACCATTATTTCACTTCTTGAAAAAGAATCTTTTGATCTAATTATTCTAGACATGAATTTCAATGGCGTTGTACATACCGGTAATGAAGGTATATACTGGCTTAATAAAATTAAAAACTTTAACCCTAAAATTGATGTTATACTTATTACTGCCTACGGTGATATAGATTTGGCTATTCGATCTTTAAAAGAAGGTGCTTCAGACTTTTTAGTAAAACCTTGGGTGAATGAAAAATTAGTTGAATCTATAAACCAAATTCTTAAAAAGAAAACAACAACAAAACATAAATTAGATACTAAAAAAGGCTTAAAAATTATTGGGGAAAGTCAAATTATGCAAGATGTTTTCCTAAAAATAAGTAAAGTATCACCAACTGATGCCAACATTCTTATATTGGGTGAAAACGGTACCGGAAAAGATTTAATAGCAAAAGCCATACATGAAAACTCAAACAGAAAAAACAAACCTTTTGTAAAAGTTGATGTTGGAGCACTAACTTCATCATTATTTGAAAGTGAGTTATTCGGTTATAAAAAAGGAGCATTTACTGGCGCAAACGAAAATAGAATTGGACGCTTTGAAGCTGCAAATGGAGGTACACTATTTTTAGATGAAATTGGCAATATTACACTTGGTCAACAAGTAAGACTTTTAAGTGTTTTACAAAACAGACAAGTAACTCCTTTAGGTTCTAATGATTCAGTAGATTTAGATATAAGGTTAATTTGTGCAACAAACCTAAGCTTAAATGATCTTGCTGATGAAAGTAAGTTTAGAAAGGATTTAATTTATCGCATTAATACTGTAGATGTTATTATGCCACCACTACGTGATCGTGATAATGATATAATACTACTAAGTCATTATTTTGTTGATGCTTATGCCGAAAAATATTTTAAAGGTCCTTTTACTTTAGATCAAAATTTTGTCAATAAAATAAAAGAGCACGATTTTCCTGGCAATGTAAGAGAACTTCAATATACACTTGAACGTTCAGTAATTATGGCAGAAGGAAATATTTTAAGATCCGATGATTTAGTGTTCTCTGCAATAGAACGAACAGTAAAAAATCCTGTATCTAAAAGTATGAATCTGGAAACTTTAGAAAAGAATGCTATTCTTAATGTTATTGAAAAAAATAAAGGTAACATTTCTAAATCTGCTAAAGAGCTTGGTATAACAAGAACTGCACTATATCGTAGATTAAACAAGTATGACCTATAA
- a CDS encoding TolC family protein, protein MKIKFIFLSIFFISQSLIAQELLTPNKAVSLALENNYGIKLANTNVEVAKNNASILNSGYLPTLTGNAGATYNVDNTEAEFSDGRVTTLNGAESSRYNASVDLNYTLFDGLGRAYNYKQLKETQQLTELQARETIENTVLQLFTIYYNVAELTENTNAIYQTFSISKERLTRAGYQFDYGQSTKLDVLNAEVDINNDSISLMNSKQQLNNFKRDLNLVLGNTLSEDFNIDTEINFKILLNKDELLEKAKSYNSALLQIDKNIAINNLIVKSEKSAYLPTVGLTGSYGWNKSNNNAASFVAVSTNDGFSGGLNLRWNLFDGGNTITRVKNAKINLEAQNIQKEEFIVTLERDFNNAWDDYQNKLNIYKLQEDNIKTSQNNFDRTEEKFKLGQLNSIEFRQAQINLLNAELTRNQAKYAAKLAELQLLQISGEILNIDF, encoded by the coding sequence ATGAAAATTAAATTTATTTTTTTAAGTATTTTTTTTATATCACAATCACTAATTGCGCAAGAATTACTCACACCCAACAAAGCGGTGAGTTTAGCTTTAGAAAATAATTACGGAATTAAATTAGCAAATACTAATGTTGAAGTTGCTAAAAATAATGCCAGTATTTTAAATTCTGGCTATTTGCCAACATTAACTGGAAATGCTGGTGCTACTTATAATGTAGACAATACAGAAGCAGAATTTTCAGATGGTAGAGTAACTACTTTAAATGGAGCTGAAAGCTCCAGATATAATGCATCAGTAGATTTAAATTATACATTGTTTGATGGTTTAGGTCGCGCTTACAACTATAAGCAACTTAAAGAAACGCAACAGTTAACAGAGTTGCAAGCTCGCGAAACAATTGAAAATACTGTTTTACAATTGTTTACTATTTACTATAATGTTGCAGAACTTACTGAAAATACAAATGCTATTTATCAAACATTTTCTATTTCTAAAGAACGATTAACTCGTGCAGGATATCAATTTGATTATGGTCAATCTACAAAATTGGATGTGTTAAATGCTGAAGTTGATATCAATAACGACAGCATTAGTTTGATGAATTCTAAACAGCAATTAAATAATTTTAAAAGAGATTTAAATCTTGTTTTAGGCAATACTTTATCTGAAGATTTTAATATTGATACAGAAATTAATTTTAAAATTTTACTGAATAAAGATGAACTTTTAGAAAAAGCAAAATCTTACAATAGTGCTTTGCTGCAAATAGATAAAAACATAGCCATTAATAATTTAATAGTGAAGTCTGAGAAATCGGCATACCTACCTACTGTTGGCTTAACAGGTAGTTATGGATGGAATAAAAGTAACAATAATGCAGCATCATTTGTGGCAGTATCTACAAATGATGGTTTTTCTGGAGGTTTAAATTTAAGATGGAATTTATTTGATGGCGGAAATACAATAACAAGAGTTAAAAACGCTAAAATCAATTTAGAGGCTCAAAATATTCAAAAGGAAGAGTTTATAGTCACTTTAGAGCGCGATTTTAATAATGCATGGGATGATTATCAGAATAAGCTAAACATATACAAACTACAAGAAGATAATATTAAAACCTCACAAAATAATTTTGATAGAACAGAAGAAAAATTTAAGCTTGGTCAGTTAAATTCTATTGAGTTTAGGCAAGCTCAAATAAATCTTCTAAATGCTGAATTAACTAGAAACCAAGCAAAATATGCTGCAAAATTAGCCGAATTACAATTACTTCAAATTAGTGGAGAAATATTAAATATAGACTTCTAA
- a CDS encoding PAS domain-containing sensor histidine kinase: MTYKSFFLLLLIRVVLLLGTVTLIAYGISLNDNYFLFSGILLTLIVLVNLYRFVTKRFVEMDDFFESVKYRDFSRWFTEEHGPKDIRNLHKGFNLVNRTFKAINKERQAQFLYLQKILEMVDVGIIAYNIENGDVLWVNDSLLKIIDLPSFKNIRFVKKRRGKMYDDLFETFYPHYQSINLEMRGEILKVLISDTIFQVEENSFKLIVIQNIENTLNKNESEAWKKLLSVMTHEIMNSIAPISSLSETLHEQIDTAITNPNKQKLNLEDLNTGIVSIKKRSEGLMKFAKTYRTLNKVSQVNKSRILVNELFKSINDLMQPTLNQKNIQLEFKNNNPKLELNIDTHLIEQVLINLIINAKDACDGQKDSKISLSTEKNRDNIVIKVTDNGKGIANEILETIFVPFFSTKKSGSGIGLSLSKQIMMLHNGRIQVQSEPEKGTIISLIF, encoded by the coding sequence ATGACCTATAAATCTTTTTTTTTACTGCTATTAATTCGAGTTGTTTTGCTTTTAGGAACTGTAACTTTAATAGCTTATGGTATAAGTTTAAATGATAATTATTTTCTGTTTTCCGGAATTCTATTAACACTAATCGTACTCGTTAACCTTTATCGTTTTGTCACAAAACGCTTTGTAGAAATGGATGATTTTTTCGAGTCTGTTAAATACAGAGACTTTTCAAGATGGTTTACAGAAGAGCATGGACCAAAAGATATTAGAAATCTTCATAAAGGCTTCAATTTGGTAAATAGAACTTTTAAAGCTATTAACAAAGAACGTCAAGCTCAATTTTTATACCTTCAAAAAATACTAGAAATGGTTGATGTTGGCATTATTGCCTATAACATTGAAAATGGCGATGTACTTTGGGTTAACGATTCGCTTTTAAAAATAATAGATTTACCATCTTTTAAAAATATAAGATTTGTTAAAAAGAGAAGAGGAAAAATGTATGATGATTTGTTTGAAACCTTTTACCCGCATTATCAATCTATAAATTTAGAAATGAGAGGAGAAATATTAAAAGTTCTTATTTCTGACACTATTTTTCAAGTAGAGGAAAACTCCTTTAAACTTATAGTTATACAAAATATAGAAAACACATTAAATAAAAATGAATCTGAAGCTTGGAAAAAACTATTGAGCGTTATGACTCATGAAATCATGAATAGTATTGCTCCTATTTCATCTCTTTCTGAAACTCTACATGAACAGATAGACACAGCAATTACAAATCCTAACAAGCAAAAATTAAACCTTGAAGATTTAAATACTGGTATTGTTAGTATTAAAAAAAGAAGTGAAGGTTTAATGAAATTTGCCAAAACATACAGAACTTTAAATAAAGTAAGTCAAGTTAACAAATCAAGAATTTTAGTTAATGAGTTATTTAAAAGTATAAATGATTTAATGCAACCTACATTGAATCAAAAAAACATTCAATTAGAATTTAAAAACAATAACCCAAAACTAGAATTAAATATTGATACCCATTTAATTGAACAAGTATTAATCAATCTTATTATAAATGCTAAAGATGCTTGCGATGGACAAAAAGATTCTAAAATATCACTTTCAACAGAAAAAAATAGAGATAACATAGTTATTAAAGTTACAGACAATGGCAAAGGAATTGCAAACGAGATTTTAGAAACTATTTTTGTACCATTTTTTAGTACAAAAAAATCTGGTAGCGGAATTGGTTTGAGTCTTTCAAAACAAATTATGATGTTACATAACGGAAGAATTCAGGTACAGAGTGAGCCGGAAAAAGGAACTATAATAAGTTTAATTTTTTAA
- a CDS encoding CPXCG motif-containing cysteine-rich protein: protein MLEHFFTCPYCWENISMLIDNSISSQSYIEDCEVCCNPIQVSAKFLNSELIEFQANSIEQ from the coding sequence ATGCTAGAACACTTTTTTACTTGTCCATATTGTTGGGAAAATATTTCTATGCTTATAGATAACTCAATATCAAGTCAATCCTACATAGAAGATTGCGAGGTTTGTTGCAACCCAATTCAAGTTTCTGCTAAGTTTTTAAATTCAGAATTAATAGAATTTCAAGCCAATAGTATTGAGCAATAA
- a CDS encoding efflux RND transporter periplasmic adaptor subunit, producing MDVPIEKKRFPKSKLIMIGLGVLFTFLLLYVFVFSSSNSKLNVDKERLSINTIKEGVFQENISVNGVVLPITTIYLDAVEGGRVEEKFVEDGAVMKKGEPILRLSNTDLELSLVNQETSVYNLLTQMQISQNAARQNTINKLNQFTDVENSLIEAERVYKLNNKLYEKGAIGRQDFIKSENDYNYQKERMQLAKEILNQDSVATKQEQRQINSSYQRTQSALELMRRKVADLVVKAPVDGQLTSLDAEIGQSKSKGERLGQIDVLSGFKVRVGIDEHYISRIYTGQRGSFTFNNKLYYLVIKKVFTQVTNGRFQVDMEFESDVPEGIRRGQTLQIRVALSQEKQALLVPKGGFFQQTGGNWIFKLSENGNSAYRVDISLGSQNTEYYEVINGLKPGDKVITSSYDNYGDIQELILKD from the coding sequence ATGGACGTACCAATTGAGAAAAAGCGATTTCCGAAGTCTAAACTTATCATGATAGGTCTAGGAGTACTTTTTACATTTTTATTGTTATATGTATTTGTTTTTTCTTCCAGTAATTCAAAACTTAATGTAGATAAAGAACGACTGAGTATAAATACGATTAAAGAAGGTGTTTTTCAAGAAAACATATCTGTTAACGGTGTTGTATTGCCTATTACAACAATTTATTTAGATGCTGTTGAAGGAGGTAGAGTAGAAGAAAAGTTTGTTGAAGATGGTGCTGTTATGAAAAAAGGCGAACCCATTTTAAGATTATCAAACACAGATTTAGAGTTGAGTTTAGTTAATCAAGAAACCTCAGTTTATAATCTGTTAACCCAAATGCAAATATCTCAAAATGCAGCAAGACAAAATACTATTAATAAGCTTAACCAATTTACCGATGTTGAAAATAGCTTGATTGAAGCAGAAAGGGTTTATAAGCTAAATAATAAACTTTATGAAAAAGGAGCTATAGGTAGGCAGGATTTTATTAAATCTGAAAATGATTATAACTATCAAAAGGAACGTATGCAATTGGCTAAAGAAATATTAAATCAAGATTCTGTTGCAACAAAACAGGAACAAAGGCAAATAAATAGTTCATACCAACGTACACAAAGTGCACTAGAGTTAATGAGAAGAAAAGTGGCAGACTTGGTGGTAAAAGCACCAGTTGATGGTCAATTAACATCATTAGATGCAGAGATTGGGCAATCAAAAAGTAAAGGAGAAAGACTTGGACAAATTGATGTACTAAGTGGTTTTAAAGTAAGAGTTGGTATTGATGAGCATTATATAAGTAGAATTTATACAGGACAAAGAGGTTCTTTTACATTCAACAACAAGCTTTACTACTTAGTAATTAAGAAAGTATTTACCCAAGTTACCAATGGGCGTTTTCAAGTAGATATGGAATTTGAATCTGATGTTCCAGAAGGTATAAGAAGAGGACAAACACTACAAATTAGAGTAGCATTAAGTCAAGAAAAACAAGCGTTGTTAGTGCCAAAAGGAGGATTTTTTCAGCAAACAGGAGGCAATTGGATTTTTAAATTAAGCGAAAATGGCAATTCTGCCTATAGAGTTGATATTTCTCTAGGAAGCCAAAATACAGAATACTATGAAGTAATTAACGGGCTTAAACCGGGAGACAAAGTAATAACTTCAAGTTATGATAACTATGGAGATATACAAGAACTAATTTTAAAAGATTAA